TTGGTCCGCGCCATGTACTCCTCATAGTCCTTCCCGAATTCCTCGAGCATCATCCGCTCCTTGGGGCCGATGCGCAGGGCGACCAGGAGTGCCATGGCGACGGCATAGGATGGGCCCACCACGTAGTTGGGAAGAACGAGCCCTTGGCCCACGGAATAGAGCAGGAGAGCCAGGTACATCGGGTGACGGACGCGGCGGTAGAGACCCTGCGTAACAAGCCGGTGCTTCTCCCGCACCTCGAGGGTGATCGACCAATTGGTGCCGAGGTCCGCGTGCGATCGGT
This is a stretch of genomic DNA from Candidatus Polarisedimenticolia bacterium. It encodes these proteins:
- a CDS encoding isoprenylcysteine carboxylmethyltransferase family protein, which codes for RSHADLGTNWSITLEVREKHRLVTQGLYRRVRHPMYLALLLYSVGQGLVLPNYVVGPSYAVAMALLVALRIGPKERMMLEEFGKDYEEYMARTKRVVPGVW